The Halogranum gelatinilyticum genome contains a region encoding:
- a CDS encoding thiamine ABC transporter substrate-binding protein, translated as MRRRTFLRSTGLGAAALVAGCTAQQDGSSGDGTAENTGTTAEPTGTTTGGGDGGETLTVATYSAFVDAPSSSPGPWLKEQFEAETDATIEWQTPENDLNYFIERQLQGVEPGADLYVGLDTNTLIRLDERLDEPLFAPVESGALSRRDEVKSGLEFDPQNRAVPYDTGYISLVYDENQATAPETFDGLLDPEFSGGLIAQNPTSSTTGRAFLLHTIKAKGEDGYLDYWRRLQDNDVRVLGTWSDAYAAYSNGEAPMVVSYSTDQVYANAEGEDLSEHQIRFLNGQGYANPEGMARFAASERVELANQFMDFVLRPEVQAEIAVRNVQFPATTTAELPESFAQYARQPEEPVTFTYEELKGNLTEWTDAWARQFASK; from the coding sequence ATGAGACGACGGACGTTCCTGCGGTCGACAGGTCTCGGCGCGGCCGCGCTCGTCGCGGGCTGTACGGCACAGCAAGACGGCAGTTCCGGCGACGGGACGGCCGAGAACACCGGGACGACGGCGGAGCCGACGGGGACGACGACGGGTGGAGGCGACGGTGGAGAGACGCTGACGGTCGCCACCTACAGTGCCTTCGTCGACGCCCCGAGTTCCAGCCCCGGCCCGTGGCTGAAAGAGCAGTTCGAGGCCGAGACGGACGCGACCATCGAGTGGCAGACGCCCGAGAACGACCTCAACTACTTCATCGAGCGGCAGCTGCAGGGCGTCGAACCGGGCGCGGACCTCTACGTCGGACTCGACACCAACACGCTCATCCGCCTCGACGAGCGGCTGGACGAGCCGCTCTTCGCGCCCGTCGAGTCCGGCGCGCTCTCACGACGCGACGAGGTGAAGTCGGGCCTGGAGTTCGACCCGCAGAACCGGGCGGTCCCGTACGACACGGGCTACATCTCTCTGGTCTACGACGAGAACCAAGCCACGGCTCCCGAGACCTTCGACGGTCTCCTCGACCCGGAGTTCTCGGGCGGCCTCATCGCCCAGAACCCCACGTCGAGCACGACCGGGCGGGCCTTCCTCCTCCACACGATCAAGGCGAAGGGCGAGGACGGCTATCTCGACTACTGGCGGCGGTTACAGGACAACGACGTGCGCGTCCTCGGGACGTGGTCCGACGCCTACGCCGCGTACTCCAACGGCGAGGCCCCGATGGTCGTCTCCTACTCCACCGACCAGGTCTACGCCAACGCCGAGGGCGAGGATCTCAGCGAACACCAGATCCGGTTCCTGAACGGGCAGGGCTACGCCAACCCCGAGGGGATGGCGCGCTTCGCCGCGAGCGAGCGCGTCGAACTCGCAAACCAGTTCATGGACTTCGTGCTCCGCCCGGAGGTCCAAGCCGAGATCGCCGTCCGCAACGTCCAGTTCCCGGCGACGACGACGGCCGAGTTGCCGGAGTCGTTCGCGCAGTACGCCCGCCAGCCCGAAGAGCCCGTCACGTTCACCTACGAGGAACTGAAGGGCAACCTCACCGAGTGGACCGACGCGTGGGCGCGACAGTTCGCGAGCAAGTGA
- a CDS encoding sulfurtransferase produces MSDYANDVLVTAEWVEDHLDEFQSDDSGYRLVEVDVDTEAYEESHAPGAIGFNWETQLQDQDTRDILSKEDFEDLLGSHGISDDDTVVLYGDNSNWFAAYTYWQFKYYGHDEVKLLDGGRDYWLDNDYPTTDEVPEFSATDYTARGPFEDIRAYRDDVEKAIDRGIPLVDVRSPEEFSGEILAPPGLQETAQRGGHVPGAKNISWAAVTNDDGTFKSFDELQELYADEGITGDNSVVAYCRIGERSSVAWFALHELLGYDSAVNYDGSWTEWGNLVGAPIEKGN; encoded by the coding sequence ATGTCTGATTACGCCAACGACGTCCTCGTCACCGCGGAGTGGGTCGAGGACCATCTCGACGAGTTCCAGAGCGACGACTCCGGCTACCGGCTGGTAGAAGTCGACGTGGACACCGAGGCCTACGAGGAGAGCCACGCGCCCGGTGCCATCGGCTTCAACTGGGAGACACAGCTGCAGGACCAGGACACCCGTGACATCCTCTCGAAGGAGGACTTCGAGGATCTCCTCGGCTCTCACGGTATCAGTGACGACGACACCGTCGTCCTCTACGGCGACAACTCCAACTGGTTCGCCGCCTACACCTACTGGCAGTTCAAGTACTACGGCCACGACGAAGTCAAGCTGCTCGACGGCGGTCGCGACTACTGGCTCGACAACGACTATCCGACCACGGACGAGGTCCCGGAGTTCTCGGCGACCGACTACACCGCACGCGGTCCGTTCGAGGACATCCGTGCCTACCGCGACGACGTCGAGAAGGCCATCGACCGCGGCATTCCGCTGGTCGACGTCCGCTCGCCCGAGGAGTTCTCCGGCGAGATCCTCGCACCCCCGGGCCTGCAGGAGACCGCCCAGCGCGGCGGCCACGTCCCCGGCGCGAAGAACATCTCGTGGGCCGCAGTCACGAACGACGACGGGACGTTCAAGTCCTTCGACGAGCTGCAGGAACTCTACGCAGACGAAGGCATCACCGGCGACAACAGCGTCGTCGCCTACTGCCGCATCGGCGAGCGCTCGTCGGTCGCCTGGTTCGCGCTGCACGAACTGCTCGGCTACGACTCGGCCGTGAACTACGACGGCTCGTGGACGGAGTGGGGCAACCTCGTCGGCGCGCCCATCGAGAAGGGCAACTAA
- a CDS encoding AI-2E family transporter, with amino-acid sequence MKASRQYVLGGLVVFTAVVAAALLSGVLGTVFFAITVAYLLLPLRHQLTARGLSPRVASLLATLAAFLATVVLATPLVVILAVRLDGVIAVLESVPDEILVELFGFTYSVTLDEVSAVLVGFGRSVARTVATAAPVLLIKLMLFGLLVYSLVYHQAEARAAMLALVPAEYHDVAEALDRRTRETLFAIYVLQAATAVGTFLIALPIFFLLGYDFPLTLATIAAVLQFIPVVGPSVLLAVLAGWHVVVGDIVQAILVFVAGGVLIASLPDLLIRPRLARETANLPGSLYFIGFVGGVLSLGPIGFIAGPLAVALVVELTNLLAAELDPAQSAPSAPSTPTTPTEPDAGTGSESTETTE; translated from the coding sequence GTGAAAGCCTCCCGGCAGTACGTCCTCGGCGGATTGGTCGTCTTCACGGCAGTCGTCGCTGCGGCGCTCCTCTCGGGCGTTCTCGGGACGGTCTTCTTCGCTATCACTGTCGCCTACCTCCTGTTGCCGCTCCGTCACCAGCTGACCGCTCGGGGACTGTCGCCCCGGGTGGCCAGCCTGCTCGCGACGCTCGCGGCGTTTCTCGCCACCGTCGTCCTCGCCACCCCGCTGGTCGTCATCCTCGCCGTCCGGCTCGACGGCGTCATCGCCGTCCTCGAATCGGTCCCCGACGAGATACTCGTCGAACTGTTCGGGTTCACCTACAGCGTCACGCTCGACGAGGTGTCGGCCGTCCTCGTCGGCTTCGGACGGTCGGTCGCGCGGACCGTCGCGACGGCCGCGCCCGTGCTCCTGATCAAGCTGATGCTGTTCGGGCTGCTCGTCTACTCGCTCGTCTACCACCAGGCCGAGGCACGCGCGGCCATGCTCGCGCTCGTCCCGGCGGAGTACCACGACGTCGCCGAGGCACTCGACCGCCGGACGCGCGAGACGCTCTTCGCCATCTACGTCCTCCAGGCGGCGACCGCAGTCGGGACGTTCCTCATCGCGCTCCCGATCTTCTTCCTGCTCGGCTACGACTTCCCGCTCACGCTCGCGACCATCGCGGCCGTCCTCCAGTTCATCCCCGTCGTCGGCCCGAGCGTCCTGCTCGCGGTGCTCGCGGGCTGGCATGTCGTCGTCGGCGATATCGTCCAAGCCATCCTCGTCTTCGTCGCCGGCGGGGTGCTCATCGCCTCGCTCCCCGACCTCCTCATCCGACCGCGGCTGGCGCGTGAGACCGCGAACCTCCCGGGGAGTCTCTACTTCATCGGCTTCGTCGGCGGCGTGTTGAGCCTCGGACCCATCGGCTTCATCGCCGGGCCGCTCGCCGTCGCGCTCGTCGTCGAGCTGACGAACCTGCTGGCGGCCGAACTCGACCCGGCGCAGTCGGCACCATCGGCACCGTCGACACCGACGACACCGACGGAACCCGACGCCGGAACGGGGTCGGAGTCCACGGAGACGACGGAGTGA
- a CDS encoding DUF7553 family protein produces MPREELQTASDTLRQAAEHVDEETQKRLHEQSEQLATLAVRDADPDHGRLDRHMNALYELAGDLDGEAEELVRDARNSVKEYRKTVPGV; encoded by the coding sequence ATGCCACGCGAAGAACTCCAGACAGCGAGCGACACTCTCCGACAGGCCGCCGAACACGTCGACGAGGAAACACAGAAACGGCTGCACGAGCAGTCCGAGCAGCTGGCGACGCTGGCGGTCCGCGACGCCGACCCGGACCACGGCCGCCTCGACCGCCATATGAACGCGCTCTACGAACTCGCCGGCGACCTCGACGGCGAGGCCGAAGAACTCGTCCGCGACGCCCGAAACTCGGTCAAAGAGTACCGCAAGACGGTCCCCGGCGTCTGA
- a CDS encoding transcription antitermination protein, producing MNASAFAETLRDDHETALSRLGSSKALYALTGGEMDAPNVRRAAHDEATTAARVFAEWADSEDDAAAADVFADVAADAESHLDAIGADAGDPDATRPLYETLEGFDDTHARLGGLVGRTLATKKTAEQLVGFFVGDADPQSASTFRGLRDDYDDHLDAALAALDDACETDEEWDAAKAAADATIEAAYGHYVETLESMGVKPKNVC from the coding sequence ATGAACGCATCCGCCTTCGCCGAGACGCTTCGCGACGACCACGAGACCGCCCTCTCCCGACTCGGTTCCTCGAAAGCCCTCTACGCGCTCACCGGCGGCGAGATGGACGCCCCGAACGTCCGACGGGCCGCCCACGACGAGGCGACCACCGCCGCCCGCGTCTTCGCCGAGTGGGCCGACAGCGAGGACGACGCAGCCGCTGCCGACGTCTTCGCCGACGTCGCCGCCGACGCCGAGTCTCACCTCGATGCCATCGGTGCCGACGCCGGTGACCCGGACGCGACACGGCCGCTCTACGAGACGCTCGAGGGCTTCGACGACACGCACGCCCGCCTCGGCGGCCTCGTCGGCCGGACGCTCGCGACCAAGAAGACCGCAGAACAGCTCGTCGGCTTCTTCGTCGGCGACGCCGACCCCCAGTCGGCCTCGACGTTCCGCGGGCTGCGCGACGACTACGACGACCATCTGGACGCCGCGCTCGCCGCACTCGACGACGCCTGCGAGACCGACGAGGAGTGGGACGCAGCCAAAGCCGCCGCTGACGCCACTATCGAGGCTGCCTACGGCCACTACGTCGAGACGTTGGAAAGCATGGGCGTGAAGCCGAAGAACGTCTGCTGA
- a CDS encoding sulfurtransferase yields MYENLVVSADWLADHLDDVRVVDVRDAWEFDGIGHVPGAVSIPFDSFRSDVGDEGMLPGTAVWTDLMNEAGIDEDDTIVAYDDTHGVFAARFLVTAELYGHRDLHLLNGDFSAWSREHEVEREAREFPESEYAVRDPEHSPLVGYEYVLDAVDRVADADAAGDGAGDDVVIVDTREPEEYAESHVPGAVQLDWLELVDDDSRGLKPRAELESILADRGITPDKEVVLYCNTARRISHTYVVLRQLGYEHVAFYEGSLTEWQERGGPVEREA; encoded by the coding sequence ATGTACGAGAACCTCGTCGTGTCGGCCGACTGGCTGGCCGACCATCTCGACGACGTCCGCGTCGTCGACGTCCGCGACGCCTGGGAGTTCGACGGCATCGGCCACGTCCCCGGCGCGGTCAGTATCCCGTTCGACTCCTTCCGCAGCGACGTCGGCGACGAGGGGATGCTTCCTGGGACTGCTGTCTGGACCGACCTGATGAACGAGGCCGGTATCGACGAGGACGACACCATCGTCGCCTACGACGATACCCACGGGGTCTTCGCCGCGCGCTTCCTCGTCACCGCCGAACTCTACGGCCACCGCGACCTCCATCTCCTGAACGGCGACTTCAGTGCCTGGAGCCGCGAACACGAGGTCGAACGCGAGGCTCGGGAGTTTCCCGAGTCGGAGTACGCGGTCCGCGACCCCGAGCACTCGCCGCTCGTCGGCTACGAGTACGTGTTGGACGCCGTCGACCGCGTCGCCGACGCCGACGCGGCAGGCGACGGAGCCGGAGACGACGTCGTCATCGTCGACACCCGCGAGCCGGAGGAGTACGCGGAGAGCCACGTCCCCGGCGCGGTCCAACTCGACTGGCTCGAACTCGTCGACGACGACTCGCGCGGACTGAAGCCACGTGCGGAACTCGAATCCATCCTCGCCGACCGCGGAATCACACCCGACAAGGAGGTCGTCCTCTACTGCAACACGGCCCGCCGTATCAGCCACACCTACGTCGTCCTCCGACAGCTCGGCTACGAGCACGTCGCGTTCTACGAGGGCAGCCTGACCGAGTGGCAAGAGCGCGGCGGCCCGGTCGAGCGCGAGGCGTAA
- a CDS encoding stage II sporulation protein M — protein MTLASALRFGVALPVRYAWNVLPFYLLTTGAAVAGRVPFLAALGVVVGLLRVDGRLEALVRAADSIEPDQLDPASPQSLPPELTDALANLASPTVFAILGLGVLASVVLFVVLQSVTTAATLSALHAAFDGRAPLTEGVAGMSRWRTFLGLTLLRAGVFLVGGGLLALGVGLGAAAGGVAGILVGVVVGGLAFVFLLVVWLGLSFVGPAVVVDDVGVLGSVRASLGFIRRNPLDFLGYVVVSLGVGLAFATAAGLANVVGTPQLVAAGTPLVVGPVLGGFQMALYAGERGDTAVDAATDGETAREEWEDPTGATGADSRPSVRERVGVGLGRGWRALGAFVVGHPTANLLSAVLLAGSVAVGWFLTAPYGVAFDPPGDVAGVFGTIAVGPFLNIAANNWLVAAGGSYGGLALGVPTVASVVFNGVLIGALAGLFDRLAFLALVAPHGVIELPALAVAGGLGLHLGRVGFDGLRGRLSAADVGDELGRAFEVLVGLAVVFVVASFIEAFLTPRIAAFVLGG, from the coding sequence GTGACACTCGCCTCCGCCCTCCGCTTCGGGGTCGCCCTCCCCGTCCGCTACGCATGGAACGTCCTCCCGTTTTACCTGTTGACGACCGGCGCGGCCGTCGCGGGACGGGTCCCGTTTCTCGCCGCACTCGGCGTCGTCGTCGGTCTCCTCCGGGTCGACGGCAGACTCGAAGCCCTCGTCCGCGCCGCCGACAGCATCGAACCCGACCAGCTCGATCCGGCGAGCCCCCAATCGCTCCCGCCGGAGTTGACCGACGCGCTCGCCAATCTGGCGTCGCCGACCGTCTTCGCCATCCTCGGCTTGGGGGTCCTCGCCTCCGTGGTGCTCTTCGTGGTGCTGCAGAGCGTCACGACCGCAGCGACCCTCTCGGCACTCCACGCCGCCTTCGACGGGCGAGCACCGCTGACCGAGGGCGTCGCCGGCATGAGCCGTTGGCGAACGTTCCTCGGTCTGACGCTGCTGCGTGCGGGCGTCTTCCTCGTCGGCGGCGGGCTGCTCGCGCTGGGCGTGGGTCTCGGTGCCGCCGCCGGCGGCGTTGCAGGCATCCTCGTCGGCGTCGTCGTCGGTGGGCTCGCCTTCGTCTTCCTCCTCGTCGTCTGGCTCGGGCTGTCGTTCGTCGGCCCGGCCGTCGTCGTCGACGACGTGGGCGTCCTCGGGAGCGTCCGGGCGAGTCTCGGATTCATCCGGCGCAACCCGCTGGACTTCCTCGGCTACGTCGTCGTCAGCCTCGGCGTCGGACTCGCGTTCGCGACGGCCGCGGGGCTGGCCAACGTCGTCGGAACGCCACAGCTCGTCGCCGCCGGAACGCCGCTCGTCGTCGGCCCGGTGCTCGGCGGCTTCCAGATGGCACTCTACGCTGGCGAGCGTGGCGACACGGCCGTAGACGCAGCTACGGATGGTGAGACGGCGCGCGAAGAGTGGGAAGACCCCACAGGTGCTACCGGTGCCGACAGTCGGCCGTCGGTCCGCGAGCGCGTCGGAGTCGGTCTCGGTCGCGGCTGGCGCGCGCTCGGCGCGTTCGTCGTCGGCCATCCGACCGCGAACCTGCTGTCGGCCGTGCTGTTGGCCGGAAGCGTCGCCGTCGGCTGGTTCCTGACCGCACCCTACGGTGTCGCGTTCGACCCGCCGGGTGATGTCGCGGGGGTCTTCGGGACCATCGCAGTCGGCCCGTTCCTCAACATCGCGGCCAACAACTGGCTCGTCGCCGCGGGCGGCAGCTACGGCGGTCTCGCGCTGGGCGTGCCGACGGTCGCCTCGGTCGTGTTCAACGGCGTCCTCATCGGCGCGCTCGCGGGGCTGTTCGACCGACTCGCGTTCCTCGCGCTCGTGGCTCCGCACGGCGTCATCGAGTTGCCGGCATTGGCAGTCGCTGGAGGACTCGGACTCCATCTCGGCCGTGTCGGCTTCGACGGCCTGCGCGGACGGCTGTCGGCGGCCGACGTGGGCGACGAACTCGGCCGGGCGTTCGAGGTGCTCGTCGGACTGGCCGTCGTGTTCGTCGTCGCCTCGTTCATCGAGGCCTTTCTGACGCCGCGCATCGCGGCGTTCGTGCTGGGCGGCTGA